From the genome of Argentina anserina chromosome 4, drPotAnse1.1, whole genome shotgun sequence, one region includes:
- the LOC126790917 gene encoding uncharacterized protein LOC126790917, whose protein sequence is MAQDSHQLRLQNLEQQRRERTMCRLRDAVLSRAAAAGRSGNINVAAVERRIQELIPSFHTPTHPPYASMIQRAIEELNEEGGGVSEVAISEFIKREYEGLAWAHEGMVRVHLKKQCEMGVLVLEGGRYSFNLVKYGGDGGYVDVETESRRKRRPEQGRRGRGRWRGKEEGKVNDEAFEGEEIEGGDGQNVVMGQAERPNMDEVENASPAYIKLQNRGEAKIGEMTEEQVQAELGEDEVVKDNNQRESGEEPQPQHNQQQRKWQQEGQEKRRPGRPKSNKVMELVPYVPEEQPLRRRGRSKAKSDMDLGTIAEVPCDIEPLNEQPQRRQGRSKAKDDMEANATSEVPCALEHPQSEQPLKRRGPGRPPKTNPDSQASLTVLSISDIQHHCKSKQQQPVSQATKMGFSKPKRGRGRPRTLRN, encoded by the exons ATGGCTCAGGATTCCCATCAGCTTCGTCTTCAAAACCTCGAACAGCAGAGGCGAGAACGCACAATGTGCAGGCTCAGAGACGCCGTTTTGTCACGTGCGGCGGCTGCAGGACGATCAGGAAACATTAACGTCGCCGCCGTCGAACGCCGAATCCAAGAGCTCATTCCTAGCTTCCACACTCCCACTCATCCTCCTTATGCCTCG ATGATACAAAGAGCAATAGAGGAGTTGAATGAGGAAGGAGGAGGGGTGAGTGAGGTTGCCATATCGGAGTTTATCAAAAGGGAATATGAAGGTTTGGCATGGGCGCATGAGGGTATGGTAAGGGTTCATTTGAAGAAGCAATGTGAGATGGGGGTGCTTGTGTTGGAAGGTGGGAGGTACAGTTTTAATTTGGTTAAGTATGGTGGTGATGGGGGTTATGTTGATGTTGAGACAGAGTCAAGGAGGAAGAGGCGGCCGGAGCAGGGTAGACGAGGCCGGGGTAGATGGCGTGGCAAGGAAGAAGGGAAGGTGAATGATGAAGCATTTGAAGGTGAGGAAATTGAAGGAGGAGATGGCCAGAATGTAGTGATGGGACAAGCTGAG AGGCCAAACATGGATGAAGTGGAAAATGCATCACCGGCATATATCAAATTGCAAAACCGGGGAGAAGCAAAAATAGGTGAGATGACAGAAGAACAGGTTCAAGCAGAGTTGGGTGAAGATGAAGTTGTAAAAGACAATAATCAAAGAGAGAGTGGAGAGGAGCCACAACCTCAGCATAATCAACAACAACGGAAGTGGCAACAAGAAGGCCAAGAAAAGCGGCGTCCAGGGAGACCTAAATCTAATAAAGTTATGGAATTGGTACCCTATGTTCCTGAGGAGCAGCCACTGAGGCGTCGAGGGAGATCAAAGGCAAAAAGTGATATGGATTTAGGTACCATTGCCGAAGTACCATGTGATATTGAACCTCTTAATGAGCAGCCCCAGAGGCGTCAAGGGAGGTCTAAAGCTAAAGATGATATGGAGGCAAATGCTACTAGTGAAGTACCTTGCGCTCTTGAACATCCACAATCAGAGCAGCCACTGAAGCGACGAGGCCCAGGGAGACCTCCTAAAACAAATCCAGATTCACAAGCTTCCTTGACAGTTTTATCAATCTCAGATATTCAGCATCACTGTAAGTCTAAGCAACAGCAGCCCGTTAGCCAAGCAACTAAGATGGGATTTTCTAAACCAAAGCGAGGCAGAGGGAGGCCTCGAACCCTCAGAAACTGA
- the LOC126790911 gene encoding uncharacterized protein LOC126790911 isoform X2 codes for MDDEIVQRVFQEGGRDYFQQQPSTSSSSSSILQSLSLHVSFDRGYYLLVKSIQELREKKEGLVTVGIGGPSGSGKTSLAEKVASVIGCTVVSMENYRDGIDEGNDLGTINFDLLVRNLEDLTKGEDTLVPVFDYQQKKRIGSTTIQSASSGVVIVDGTYALHAKLRSLLDIRVAVVGGVHFSLLSKVRYDIGDSCSLDYLIDSIFPLFRKHIEPDLHHAQIRINNSFVSSFREAIYKLKCQSEAAEGHFTTAFQENAAQIDNFIEMYLRPPSASEEARINDWIKVRQSGIRYYLSLGDQRIVDKNFIIRPKAEFEVGRMTLGGLLALGYAVVVSYKRASKSVNTGSVSLSLETIDSLGETFMVLRGTDRKTVGTEALKMGISEPWITKSYLEMILESKGVPRLNTPPLLSNTPVTSNQDRMIVAPKPIRVPPNLVTRLEDLSQPWTRSPTKSTMDPVVATWHFISSDPSQADSSTIDPSSFRDGMKLAPMPDSYDLDRGLLLSVQAIQALLENNGFPVIVGIGGPSGSGKTSLAHKMANIVGCEVVSLERYYKSEQVKDFKYDDFSSLDLSLLSKNISDIRNGQRTKVPTFDLETGARSGFKELEVSEDCGVIIFEGVYALHPDIRKSLDLWVAVVGGVHSHLISRVQRDKSKVGCFMSQDEIMMTVFPMFQQFIEPHLVHAHLKIRNDFDPVLSPESSLFLLKSNKQVAYQDILKILDPVKFCSSVQNFIDLYLKLPGLPTNKQLTEGDCIRVRICEGRFALLIREPIREGNFIIQPKVDFDISISTVSGLLNLGYQAVAYIEASAFIYQDGKILIEVDHLQDAPNPYLQIKGVDKDAVAAAGSLLKLDGSYTTKSYLQIVLERLPAAGRGAGGIHTLQAARLQELVELIQSQGSSTASESSPIREVSPVDVIEDMQSRIRRLEQWHTINTVLWTFLMSALVGYSLYQRKRQ; via the exons atggatgatgaaattgtgcagCGAGTTTTCCAAGAAGGAGGCCGTGACTATTTCCAGCAGCAACCCTCGACTTCGTCTTCGTCTTCCTCTATTCTCCAGTCACTTTCTCTCCATGTG TCCTTCGATCGGGGGTATTATTTGTTGGTGAAATCTATCCAAGAGCTTAGAGAGAAAAAGGAGGGCCTTGTTACAGTCGGCATTGGCGGTCCAAGCGGTTCTGGTAAAACAAG CTTAGCAGAAAAGGTGGCATCTGTTATTGGTTGTACTGTTGTGTCAATGGAGAACTATCGTGATGGGATTGATGAAGGAAATGATCTTGGTACAATAAATTTTGACTTGCTGGTCCGAAACCTTGAG GACTTGACAAAGGGTGAAGATACATTGGTTCCAGTTTTTGACTATCAACAAAAGAAACGCATTGGTTCAACAACAATACAGAGTGCTTCTTCTGGAGTG GTAATAGTTGATGGCACCTATGCGTTGCATGCAAAGTTACGCTCTTTGCTGGATATTCGAGTTGCAGTG GTTGGCGGTGTTCATTTCAGCCTTCTCTCTAAAGTACGTTATGATATTGGAGATTCTTGCTCCCTGGATTACCTTATAGACAGCATTTTCCCCTTGTTTAGGAAGCACATTGAACCAGACCTTCATCACGCACAG ATTAGGATTAACAACAGCTTTGTCTCGTCATTTAGGGAGGCAATCTACAAGCTGAAATGTCAAAGTGAG GCAGCAGAGGGACATTTCACTACTGCCTTTCAAGAAAATGCTGCTCAAATCGATAA TTTCATTGAGATGTATCTTAGGCCTCCTTCGGCAAGCGAAGAAGCACGGATAAATGATTGGATCAAGGTGCGTCAATCTGGTATAAGATATTATCTGTCACTTGGGGACCAGAGGATTGTTgacaaaaatttcattatcaGGCCAAAAGCAGAGTTTGAG GTTGGAAGGATGACATTAGGCGGATTACTGGCTTTGGGATACGCTGTGGTTGTTAGCTATAAAAGAGCATCTAAATCGGTCAATACTGGCAGTGTTTCATTATCCCTTGAAACCATTGATAGTCTTGGTGAGACATTCATGGTGCTGAGGGGCACAGATAGAAAA ACCGTTGGAACAGAAGCATTGAAGATGGGTATCAGTGAGCCTTGGATCACTAAATCATATCTGGAAATGATTCTTGAGAGCAAAG GCGTACCTCGCCTTAATACACCACCACTTTTGTCAAATACACCTGTGACCAGTAATCAGGACAGAATGATTGTTGCACCAAAACCCATTCGTGTTCCTCCAAACCTTGTTACTAGGCTAGAGGATCTATCTCAGCCATGGACTAGATCTCCAACAAAATCTACAATGGATCCCGTAGTGGCCACCTGGCATTTCATCTCATCAGATCCTTCGCAAGCTGATAGCTCAACCATAG ATCCTTCCTCTTTCAGGGATGGCATGAAACTGGCGCCAATGcctgattcatatgacttagataggGGATTGCTACTTTCTGTGCAGGCGATACAG gcACTATTGGAAAATAACGGTTTTCCTGTTATAGTTGGAATCG GGGGTCCAAGTGGTTCTGGAAAGACTAGTTTGGCTCATAAAATGGCCAATATAGTTGGTTGTGAAGTTGTTTCCCTTGAAAGATATTATAAATCTGAACAAGTGAAGGATTTCAAGTATGATGACTTCAGCTCACTTGATCTATCTTTACTTTCGAAA AACATTAGTGACATAAGGAATGGTCAAAGGACAAAAGTACCTACATTTGATTTGGAAACTGGGGCTCGCAGTGGGTTCAAGGAACTGGAAGTTTCTGAAGATTGTGGAGTG ATCATTTTCGAAGGAGTTTATGCTCTGCATCCAGATATCCGAAAATCTCTTGACTTGTGGGTTGCTGTC GTTGGAGGAGTCCATTCGCATCTCATTTCTAGAGTTCAAAGGGATAAAAGTAAAGTGGGATGTTTCATGTCCCAGGATGAGATCATGAtgacagtgtttccaatgttCCAACAGTTCATTGAACCCCATTTGGTTCATGCACAT CTCAAAATTCGAAATGACTTTGATCCTGTGCTTTCTCCGGAGAGCtcattgtttttattgaaGAGTAACAAGCAA GTGGCTTATCAAGATATTTTGAAAATACTGGATCCTGTAAAGTTCTGCAGCTCTGTGCAAAATTTCATTGATTTATACTTGAAACTTCCTGGACTTCCTACCAATAAGCAGTTAACAGAGGGTGACTGCATTCGGGTCAGAATATGTGAGGGCAGATTTGCATTGTTGATACGGGAG CCTATACGAGAAGGGAATTTCATCATCCAACCTAAAGTGGACTTTGATATAAGCATAAGTACAGTGTCTGGACTTCTCAACCTTGG GTATCAAGCTGTAGCCTACATTGAAGCATCTGCTTTCATTTACCAGGATGGAAAG ATTTTGATCGAGGTTGATCATCTACAAGATGCTCCAAACCCTTACCTGCAAATCAAGGGGGTTGATAAAGATGCCGTGGCAGCTGCAGGGTCATTGCTTAAACTGGATGGTTCATATACCACCAAG AGTTATCTTCAAATAGTTCTCGAAAGATTACCAGCAGCAGGAAGAGGCGCAGGTGGCATTCACACCCTTCAAGCTGCAAGATTGCAGGAACTTGTGGAGCTCATCCAGTCTCAG GGCAGTAGTACAGCTTCAGAATCTTCACCAATTAGGGAGGTTTCTCCAGTTGACGTTATTGAAGATATGCAGTCAAGGATTAGAAGACTTGAGCAGTGGCATACAATTAATACG GTACTATGGACATTCCTAATGTCTGCACTTGTTGGTTATTCACTCTACCAAAGAAAGCGCCAGTGA
- the LOC126790918 gene encoding probable jasmonic acid carboxyl methyltransferase 2, whose product MQVVQILHMNKGDGQTSYARNSTVQRKSISISKPIIEKAVLELVGSNIMGIESMGIADLGCSSGPNTLLPISHIIDVIHAKPSEVTELRVSLNDLFSNDFSSIFMSLPSFYNKRKQDYDNGGDPNQHAINIYISAVPGSFYGPLFPRNSLHFVHSSFSLHWLSQVPNGLDNKGKCSISKSSPKCVLSAYSMQFQKDFSDFLRSRAQETVDGGRMVLSLMGRPSFDLTTEHEGTFYQFELLAQALMAMVSKGLIEEEKVNSFNMPYYTPYPEELNLVLDKEGSFIKDCIETFEVEWHSSGADINRNVGTFDDDQTITSSGQRLVTNTVRAVTESILEFHFGKGIIDVLFQIFEELVSEYLSNCTTTPKYTIFVISLIKKN is encoded by the exons ATGCAGGTGGTGCAAATACTTCATATGAACAAAGGAGATGGGCAAACTAGTTATGCCAGAAACTCCACCGTTCAG AGAAAATCAATATCTATTTCCAAGCCAATCATTGAGAAAGCTGTGCTAGAACTCGTGGGATCCAATATCATGGGAATAGAGAGCATGGGAATAGCAGATTTGGGTTGCTCGTCCGGACCTAACACCTTACTACCCATCTCGCATATCATTGATGTAATACATGCTAAACCTAGCGAAGTTACAGAGCTTAGAGTGTCTCTAAATGACCTCTTTAGCAATGACTTCAGCTCCATCTTCATGTCACTCCCATCCTTCTACAACAAACGGAAGCAAGACTATGATAATGGTGGTGATCCTAATCAGCATgccataaatatatacatctcTGCCGTGCCCGGTTCGTTTTACGGCCCATTGTTTCCCAGAAATAGTTTGCACTTTGTTCATTCTTCCTTTAGTCTTCACTGGCTCTCTCAGGTACCCAATGGCCTCGACAATAAAGGAAAATGTTCCATTTCTAAGAGCAGCCCGAAGTGCGTATTAAGCGCATACTCCATGCAGTTTCAGAAAGACTTTTCGGATTTTCTCCGGTCTAGGGCACAAGAAACGGTCGACGGAGGACGAATGGTGTTGTCCTTAATGGGCAGGCCATCATTTGACTTAACAACTGAGCATGAGGGGACGTTCTACCAGTTCGAGCTCTTAGCCCAAGCATTGATGGCCATGGTTTCTAAA GGTCTTATAGAGGAGGAGAAGGTCAATTCTTTCAACATGCCTTATTATACTCCATATCCGGAGGAGTTGAATTTGGTGTTAGACAAAGAAGGGTCTTTCATCAAAGACTGTATTGAAACTTTCGAAGTGGAATGGCATTCTAGCGGGGCTGATATCAACCGCAACGTGGGTACATTTGATGACGATCAAACAATAACCAGCAGTGGGCAGCGATTGGTGACCAACACGGTAAGAGCTGTGACGGAGTCGATTCTCGAATTTCATTTTGGAAAAGGGATAATTGATGTCCTGTTTCAAATATTTGAAGAGCTTGTGAGTGAGTACTTATCAAACTGTACTACTACACCCAAGTATACCATTTTCGTCATTTCGCTCATTAAGAAGAACTAA
- the LOC126790911 gene encoding uncharacterized protein LOC126790911 isoform X1, with translation MDDEIVQRVFQEGGRDYFQQQPSTSSSSSSILQSLSLHVSFDRGYYLLVKSIQELREKKEGLVTVGIGGPSGSGKTSLAEKVASVIGCTVVSMENYRDGIDEGNDLGTINFDLLVRNLEDLTKGEDTLVPVFDYQQKKRIGSTTIQSASSGVVIVDGTYALHAKLRSLLDIRVAVVGGVHFSLLSKVRYDIGDSCSLDYLIDSIFPLFRKHIEPDLHHAQIRINNSFVSSFREAIYKLKCQSEAAEGHFTTAFQENAAQIDNFIEMYLRPPSASEEARINDWIKVRQSGIRYYLSLGDQRIVDKNFIIRPKAEFEQVGRMTLGGLLALGYAVVVSYKRASKSVNTGSVSLSLETIDSLGETFMVLRGTDRKTVGTEALKMGISEPWITKSYLEMILESKGVPRLNTPPLLSNTPVTSNQDRMIVAPKPIRVPPNLVTRLEDLSQPWTRSPTKSTMDPVVATWHFISSDPSQADSSTIATTDPSSFRDGMKLAPMPDSYDLDRGLLLSVQAIQALLENNGFPVIVGIGGPSGSGKTSLAHKMANIVGCEVVSLERYYKSEQVKDFKYDDFSSLDLSLLSKNISDIRNGQRTKVPTFDLETGARSGFKELEVSEDCGVIIFEGVYALHPDIRKSLDLWVAVVGGVHSHLISRVQRDKSKVGCFMSQDEIMMTVFPMFQQFIEPHLVHAHLKIRNDFDPVLSPESSLFLLKSNKQVAYQDILKILDPVKFCSSVQNFIDLYLKLPGLPTNKQLTEGDCIRVRICEGRFALLIREPIREGNFIIQPKVDFDISISTVSGLLNLGYQAVAYIEASAFIYQDGKILIEVDHLQDAPNPYLQIKGVDKDAVAAAGSLLKLDGSYTTKSYLQIVLERLPAAGRGAGGIHTLQAARLQELVELIQSQGSSTASESSPIREVSPVDVIEDMQSRIRRLEQWHTINTVLWTFLMSALVGYSLYQRKRQ, from the exons atggatgatgaaattgtgcagCGAGTTTTCCAAGAAGGAGGCCGTGACTATTTCCAGCAGCAACCCTCGACTTCGTCTTCGTCTTCCTCTATTCTCCAGTCACTTTCTCTCCATGTG TCCTTCGATCGGGGGTATTATTTGTTGGTGAAATCTATCCAAGAGCTTAGAGAGAAAAAGGAGGGCCTTGTTACAGTCGGCATTGGCGGTCCAAGCGGTTCTGGTAAAACAAG CTTAGCAGAAAAGGTGGCATCTGTTATTGGTTGTACTGTTGTGTCAATGGAGAACTATCGTGATGGGATTGATGAAGGAAATGATCTTGGTACAATAAATTTTGACTTGCTGGTCCGAAACCTTGAG GACTTGACAAAGGGTGAAGATACATTGGTTCCAGTTTTTGACTATCAACAAAAGAAACGCATTGGTTCAACAACAATACAGAGTGCTTCTTCTGGAGTG GTAATAGTTGATGGCACCTATGCGTTGCATGCAAAGTTACGCTCTTTGCTGGATATTCGAGTTGCAGTG GTTGGCGGTGTTCATTTCAGCCTTCTCTCTAAAGTACGTTATGATATTGGAGATTCTTGCTCCCTGGATTACCTTATAGACAGCATTTTCCCCTTGTTTAGGAAGCACATTGAACCAGACCTTCATCACGCACAG ATTAGGATTAACAACAGCTTTGTCTCGTCATTTAGGGAGGCAATCTACAAGCTGAAATGTCAAAGTGAG GCAGCAGAGGGACATTTCACTACTGCCTTTCAAGAAAATGCTGCTCAAATCGATAA TTTCATTGAGATGTATCTTAGGCCTCCTTCGGCAAGCGAAGAAGCACGGATAAATGATTGGATCAAGGTGCGTCAATCTGGTATAAGATATTATCTGTCACTTGGGGACCAGAGGATTGTTgacaaaaatttcattatcaGGCCAAAAGCAGAGTTTGAG CAGGTTGGAAGGATGACATTAGGCGGATTACTGGCTTTGGGATACGCTGTGGTTGTTAGCTATAAAAGAGCATCTAAATCGGTCAATACTGGCAGTGTTTCATTATCCCTTGAAACCATTGATAGTCTTGGTGAGACATTCATGGTGCTGAGGGGCACAGATAGAAAA ACCGTTGGAACAGAAGCATTGAAGATGGGTATCAGTGAGCCTTGGATCACTAAATCATATCTGGAAATGATTCTTGAGAGCAAAG GCGTACCTCGCCTTAATACACCACCACTTTTGTCAAATACACCTGTGACCAGTAATCAGGACAGAATGATTGTTGCACCAAAACCCATTCGTGTTCCTCCAAACCTTGTTACTAGGCTAGAGGATCTATCTCAGCCATGGACTAGATCTCCAACAAAATCTACAATGGATCCCGTAGTGGCCACCTGGCATTTCATCTCATCAGATCCTTCGCAAGCTGATAGCTCAACCATAG CAACCACAGATCCTTCCTCTTTCAGGGATGGCATGAAACTGGCGCCAATGcctgattcatatgacttagataggGGATTGCTACTTTCTGTGCAGGCGATACAG gcACTATTGGAAAATAACGGTTTTCCTGTTATAGTTGGAATCG GGGGTCCAAGTGGTTCTGGAAAGACTAGTTTGGCTCATAAAATGGCCAATATAGTTGGTTGTGAAGTTGTTTCCCTTGAAAGATATTATAAATCTGAACAAGTGAAGGATTTCAAGTATGATGACTTCAGCTCACTTGATCTATCTTTACTTTCGAAA AACATTAGTGACATAAGGAATGGTCAAAGGACAAAAGTACCTACATTTGATTTGGAAACTGGGGCTCGCAGTGGGTTCAAGGAACTGGAAGTTTCTGAAGATTGTGGAGTG ATCATTTTCGAAGGAGTTTATGCTCTGCATCCAGATATCCGAAAATCTCTTGACTTGTGGGTTGCTGTC GTTGGAGGAGTCCATTCGCATCTCATTTCTAGAGTTCAAAGGGATAAAAGTAAAGTGGGATGTTTCATGTCCCAGGATGAGATCATGAtgacagtgtttccaatgttCCAACAGTTCATTGAACCCCATTTGGTTCATGCACAT CTCAAAATTCGAAATGACTTTGATCCTGTGCTTTCTCCGGAGAGCtcattgtttttattgaaGAGTAACAAGCAA GTGGCTTATCAAGATATTTTGAAAATACTGGATCCTGTAAAGTTCTGCAGCTCTGTGCAAAATTTCATTGATTTATACTTGAAACTTCCTGGACTTCCTACCAATAAGCAGTTAACAGAGGGTGACTGCATTCGGGTCAGAATATGTGAGGGCAGATTTGCATTGTTGATACGGGAG CCTATACGAGAAGGGAATTTCATCATCCAACCTAAAGTGGACTTTGATATAAGCATAAGTACAGTGTCTGGACTTCTCAACCTTGG GTATCAAGCTGTAGCCTACATTGAAGCATCTGCTTTCATTTACCAGGATGGAAAG ATTTTGATCGAGGTTGATCATCTACAAGATGCTCCAAACCCTTACCTGCAAATCAAGGGGGTTGATAAAGATGCCGTGGCAGCTGCAGGGTCATTGCTTAAACTGGATGGTTCATATACCACCAAG AGTTATCTTCAAATAGTTCTCGAAAGATTACCAGCAGCAGGAAGAGGCGCAGGTGGCATTCACACCCTTCAAGCTGCAAGATTGCAGGAACTTGTGGAGCTCATCCAGTCTCAG GGCAGTAGTACAGCTTCAGAATCTTCACCAATTAGGGAGGTTTCTCCAGTTGACGTTATTGAAGATATGCAGTCAAGGATTAGAAGACTTGAGCAGTGGCATACAATTAATACG GTACTATGGACATTCCTAATGTCTGCACTTGTTGGTTATTCACTCTACCAAAGAAAGCGCCAGTGA
- the LOC126790924 gene encoding nudix hydrolase 25, whose product MEDLPSGYRPNVGVCLINSDNLIFVGSRLNVPGAWQMPQGGIEDGEEPKSAAIRELREETGIVSAEIIAEVPNWLTYDFPPAVKAKVNRLWGGEWHGQAQKWFLMRFTKDEREINLATGEADAEFAEWKWAIPEEVIEQAVDYKRPTYEEVMKTFKPYLYESGLSAKCKSSKW is encoded by the exons ATGGAGGATCTGCCCTCTGGTTACCGTCCCAACGTCGGCGTCTGCCTCATTAACTCTGATAATCTG ATTTTCGTGGGATCAAGATTGAATGTTCCCGGAGCATGGCAGATGCCTCAG GGCGGTATTGAAGATGGGGAAGAACCCAAATCAGCAGCTATTAGGGAACTACGAGAAGAGACTGGAATAGTGTCTGCTGAAATTATAGCTGAG GTTCCGAATTGGTTGACGTATGATTTCCCACCTGCCGTGAAGGCCAAAGTTAATCGCCTCTGGGGAGGTGAATGGCATGGGCAAGCACAAAAATG GTTTCTTATGAGATTCACAAAGGATGAGCGTGAGATAAACTTAGCTACTGGGGAAGCTGATGCAGAATTTGCGGAGTGGAAGTGGGCAATCCCTGAAGAAGTTATTGAGCAG GCAGTGGACTACAAGAGGCCgacgtatgaagaagttatgaagACCTTCAAACCATACTTGTACGAAAGTGGATTATCTGCAAAATGTAAATCATCCAAATGGTGA
- the LOC126790920 gene encoding heavy metal-associated isoprenylated plant protein 3, which translates to MGAKKNAGGGDDKKGGDGAEQKKKEDNNPITVVLKIDMHCDGCTSKIVKTIKAFDGVDSVKPETGAHKLTVVGKVDPSKLREKLAGKLKKKVDLISPQPKKEKEKENSKEDNSNKKQPEKAAVKDDKKPKEPPVTTAVFKLNTHCQGCIDKIYKTVTKTKGFHDINIDKEKELVTVKGTMDMKAVAESLKVRLKRNVEIVPPKKDKDNKEKGEGGENGGGGKKKNKEEGGGEGGNAGGGGGGGGKLDKMDFPAGQPGFGQVPPYGVVYGYDYPPPMIYMGNQLHAPQIFSDENPNACSIM; encoded by the exons ATGGGCGCT AAGAAGAACGCCGGCGGCGGGGACGACAAGAAAGGCGGCGACGGCGCCgagcagaagaagaaggaggacAACAACCCCATCACTGTGGTCTTGAAGATTGACATGCACTGTGACGGCTGCACTTCCAAAATCGTCAAAACCATCAAAGCCTTTGATG GGGTGGACTCAGTGAAGCCGGAAACAGGAGCCCACAAGCTGACTGTGGTCGGGAAAGTGGACCCATCAAAGCTCCGGGAGAAGCTGGCCGGAAAGCTGAAGAAGAAGGTGGACCTGATCTCGCCGCAACccaaaaaggagaaggagaaggagaattCGAAAGAGGACAACAGCAACAAGAAGCAGCCTGAGAAAGCAGCAGTCAAGGACGACAAGAAACCCAAAGAG CCTCCGGTGACGACGGCGGTGTTCAAGCTTAATACGCATTGCCAGGGCTGCATTGATAAGATTTACAAGACGGTCACCAAGACGAAAG GGTTCCATGACATAAACATTgacaaggagaaggagctggTGACTGTGAAAGGAACAATGGACATGAAGGCAGTGGCTGAGAGTCTCAAAGTGAGGCTGAAGAGGAATGTGGAGATTGTGCCACCCAAGAAGGACAAGGACAACAAGGAGAAAGGGGAAGGCGGCGAGAATGGGGGAGGTggtaagaagaagaacaaggaggaaggaggaggggAAGGTGGTAATGCCGGTGGCGGTGGCGGCGGAGGTGGGAAATTGGACAAGATGGATTTTCCGGCAGGGCAGCCCGGGTTTGGGCAGGTTCCTCCTTATGGTGTTGTCTATGGGTATGACTATCCACCACCAATGATCTACATGGGGAATCAACTTCATGCACCTCAGATATTCAGTGATGAGAACCCAAATGCTTGCTCAATTATGTGA